TCTTCGCGCAGTGCCTCGCTCAGCCGCTCACGATGGTATCGCTGGCTGCGCTGCTCTGGCATGGCGTTCACAACAGGACAAGTCAAAGAACCGAAGAGGATATCAGAAATGGCTAGTTCCGACGTTGGCCGGCGCGCCCGCTGAATTCATCCTAGAAATTCCAGATATGAATCCTCGACTTCGGCTCCGGCGTTATTCACTACCCGCAACGAGTGGCGTTCCACGCTCTGCATCAGGCTATCCAGGTAGTCCCGGGAATCTGAGATGCTAACTACGCCAATGGTCGCACGTTGCCAAAGATCGGTGTGGTCCAACTCGGCAACAGACACATTGAATTTCGCGCGGAGGCGGTCCTTTAAACTGCGGACTACCTGACGCTTGTCCTTCAAAGAATGCGCAGCTTCGATGCGGAGCTCGAGGGTGAGTAGCGCGACCAAACGGTTTCCAGTATCGCGTTTCTGGTTTCAAGCTCGTGCCACTCGAAACTGAAACTCGAAACCAGAATCTGTGTTATGCGATCACTTCGGCGGCAATGTGTTCGGTTACGAAGGCCTCGATCACATCACCTTTTTTGACATCGCCATAGTTCGCGATGTTGATACCACATTCCATGCCGTTACGGACTTCACTGACGTCGTCCTTGAACCGGCGCAGAGATCCGATCTTGCCCTTGAAAACGACGACGTTATCGCGCAGCAGGCGAACTTCGGAATCGCGCTTGATGGTTCCGTCTATCACCTGACAACCCGCGACCGTACCGACCTTCGGAATGCGGAAAGTCTCGCGGACTTCGGCGCGTCCCTGGTAGTTTTCTTTGATCGTCGGCTCGAGCAGTCCGCTCATCGCCTTCTTGATCTCATCCTGCAACTCGTAAATGATCGAGTGCAGGCGGATGTCAACTTTCTCTTGTTCAGCCAGCTCTTGCGCCTTACGCTCAGGCCGCACGTTGAAGCCGATGATGATGGCGTTTGACGCCGAGGCCAATAGCACGTCGCTTTCCGTGATTGCGCCTACGCCGGTGCGCAGCACCTTGATTCTGACCTTGTCATTAGACAGTTTGCCGAGCAAGTCTGACAAGACTTCGACCGAGCCCTGCACGTCGCCTTTAAGAATGATGAAAAGTTCTTTGCTGCCGGCAGTTTTCAGCTGCTCCGCAAGGCCTTCCAGTGAAACCCGTGAACTCTTCGCCAGCTGCGCCTCGCGCGCCTTCTGCTCGCGATATTCAGAGACGCCACGAGCTTTCTCGCGATCGGCCACCACTACAAACTGATCACCCGCCTGGGGCAATCCTTCCAGGCCGAGGATCTCGACTGGGGTGGAAGGTGGCGCCTCATCCAATGCGTTGCTGCGATCATCGAACATGGCGCGCACTTTTCCGTACATGTTGCCGACGACGAAGTTATCGCCTACGCGCAAGGTTCCGTCCTGTACCAGGACGGTTGCCACCGGGCCGCGTCCGCGATCAAGCTTGGCTTCGAGAACCACGCCGCTCGCCGAGCGCTCGGGATTCGCTTTCAATTCCTTCAAGTCAGCAACCAGAGCGACCATCTCCAGAAGCAGGTTGAGATTGGTCTTCTGTTTCGCAGAAACATCCACGAAGACTGTGCTGCCGCCCCAGTTTTCTGGCATCAGGCCGCGATCCGCCAATTGCTTCTTCACGCGATCAGGCAGCGCATCGGGTTTATCAATCTTGTTTACGGCTACGATGATCGGCACATCGGCAGCCTTGGCGTGGTCCATGGCTTCCAATGTCTGCGGCATGACCCCATCATCGGCGGCCACCACCAGCACCACAATGTCGGTAGCTTTGGCGCCGCGCGCGCGCATACGGGTAAAGGCCTCGTGGCCCGGGGTGTCCAGGAACACAATCTCTCGCCCGTAAGCCGGAGATTCTTTGTCCTGCACCCTCACTTTGTAGGCGCCTATATGCTGTGTAATTCCCCCGGCCTCTCCACCAGCAACGTTGGTCTCTCGGATGGAGTCCAGCAGGGTGGTCTTGCCGTGGTCCACGTGCCCCATGATGGTCACCACGGGCGGCCGTGCCACTACACCCTGTCGAGCCACTTCTTTTCCAGTGGCAGCTTCCGCCGTTGCTTCCTTGGCGGCTTGCTCTTCAAATGTGATGACGCTCGTCTCCGCCCCAAAGTGGCGGGCCATTTCGATTGCCAACTCGCTATCCAAACTCTGGTTAATAGTCGCAAACACTCCGCGCGCAAGCAGCCGCGCGATAAGATCTTTGGCACGAATTTCCAGCTTCTCCGCCAGGTCTTTAACGCTTATGCCTTCGGCAATAGTGATCGCACGTGTGATCGGCAGCGGCTCAGTCGAAAGCGAGAGCCGGGGGGGCGGAACAAAGCCCTTCATCGGGCCTTCCTTCACGCCACGCGGAACATAACGCTGC
This genomic stretch from Terriglobales bacterium harbors:
- a CDS encoding DUF503 domain-containing protein; this encodes MVALLTLELRIEAAHSLKDKRQVVRSLKDRLRAKFNVSVAELDHTDLWQRATIGVVSISDSRDYLDSLMQSVERHSLRVVNNAGAEVEDSYLEFLG
- the infB gene encoding translation initiation factor IF-2, encoding MQKIRINDLARELEVKSKSILDALQAVGVTEKKTHSSSLEIDEAEKVRGYFRAQAEAQAASSKPSRSARADDTIKTKIDLSHISKPGDVLKAIGKQQTPAATPTPVKPPAPAAPAVESKPVVAPPRPAVAPTAASHPPAAPISIPAPPAVQATPPPVAAPPTASTQAQPVAAASPQSGVPIAPRRMIVPQTGPRPVYKAPIANRPQAPAAPMATSPVQQTRPAESRPMAGRPIASRPGAPGRSAPGRPVPGQPIFQRPRPSGPMTSRSPLRPGERRPMHPTRQSPTGVRPMGVGPGAPPTSVRPGARPSGPSRRPGQRYVPRGVKEGPMKGFVPPPRLSLSTEPLPITRAITIAEGISVKDLAEKLEIRAKDLIARLLARGVFATINQSLDSELAIEMARHFGAETSVITFEEQAAKEATAEAATGKEVARQGVVARPPVVTIMGHVDHGKTTLLDSIRETNVAGGEAGGITQHIGAYKVRVQDKESPAYGREIVFLDTPGHEAFTRMRARGAKATDIVVLVVAADDGVMPQTLEAMDHAKAADVPIIVAVNKIDKPDALPDRVKKQLADRGLMPENWGGSTVFVDVSAKQKTNLNLLLEMVALVADLKELKANPERSASGVVLEAKLDRGRGPVATVLVQDGTLRVGDNFVVGNMYGKVRAMFDDRSNALDEAPPSTPVEILGLEGLPQAGDQFVVVADREKARGVSEYREQKAREAQLAKSSRVSLEGLAEQLKTAGSKELFIILKGDVQGSVEVLSDLLGKLSNDKVRIKVLRTGVGAITESDVLLASASNAIIIGFNVRPERKAQELAEQEKVDIRLHSIIYELQDEIKKAMSGLLEPTIKENYQGRAEVRETFRIPKVGTVAGCQVIDGTIKRDSEVRLLRDNVVVFKGKIGSLRRFKDDVSEVRNGMECGINIANYGDVKKGDVIEAFVTEHIAAEVIA